AAAAACCATGCAGGCGTTTGATTGTGCCATATTAGCGTGTGCCCCATAATAAACATCTTGTTTTCTTCAGCAAAAGCAACATATGCATCAGCCAATTTAAAATCATAAACTCCTGGTGACGGACATACTACTTCTGCTTTCATACAGTTTTCAGGAGTAACGGTATTAAATTCCTTTTTTACAATTGCATTAGAAGCAACATCCTTGCCTGAAACGATATCATCATTTATGGCACTACCCAATAAAAAATAGTTTTTAAACGCATCTTTTAATGCTATATTTTCAGTGGTTGTTACTGTTTTAGAAACAGTATTAGTTTTCACTTTTTGAGCATTACAAACTGAAAATGATAATGACAAAACGCCCATAATTGAGGCCATTTTGTGTACTGTAAACTTTGTTTTTTTCATGGTATTTTATTTATTAATAGAAAATGTACTTTAAACTGTTATGCTATAAATGCATTAAATTTTAGACTTGTTAACTTTAATTCTAATTATCGGACTCCATGTACCGCCATCTCTAAGGTGTATACAGAATCCATGGCTGTAATAAAAAGTGTTGTTTGATTTAATCCGCCAAAGGTGACATTGGCAGTCCAATCTCCAGGCACAGCAATATGCTGTATTTGTTCCCCTTTTTTATTGAAAACAGTAATACCTTTTCCTGTGAGGTAAACATTCCCTAAGTTGTCTATAGTCATCCCATCCGAACCCATATCTGTAAATAACTTTCTATTCGTTAAATTTCCATTTTCTTCAATAGTAAAGACATATGTTTTTTCTCCAGCTTGGTCTGCAACATAAAGTGTTTTACCATCAGGAGTTCCTATGATACCATTAGGCTGTACGTAGTTATCATTTGATACAACTCGTGGTGTACTTGTATTTGGTGCTAAATAATAAACTCTTTTTTCATGTTGCTGAGGCTCTTTATGTTCCCACCAAGAGCGTTGATAATAGGGGTCTGTAAAATAGATACCGCCTTTAGCATCTACCCACAAATCATTAGGTCCGTTAAGTTTTTTACCATCATAGTTATCTACAAGTACGGTTACCTCTTTATTTGGGTTAATACGCCATAATTCATTTTTTTCATCTGCAGCAGATAATAGGTTACCATTATTATCAAAATAAAGCCCATTAGAACGACCAGAAGGTTTCATATACTCAGATACCAAATTGGTTTTTGCCTCCCATTTTAAAATCCTGTCGTTTGGCTGATCGGTAAAAAAAACATTCCCGTCTTTATCTGTTGCTGGCCCTTCAGTAAATTCATAATTATTTGAAATTAAGACCAACTCTGCACTATTGCCTATAATTTGATTACTCTTTTTATTTTGAGCATTACATGAGGTACATAATATTATAAACAAAATGATATTTTTAAAACTTGAAAAGGTTTTAAAAAATTTTCCTTTTATGTTCATTTTAATGAATTTACTTTCTTTCATAGTCTAAGAATTTATTAATTTCAAACTCACCATCTAAAATTCTTGCTTTAAAAACATATTTACCCGCTTGGGGCATAAAAATACGTGGTGTTGTAGTATTGGGATTATTATTTTCGAACACAGAATTGGCAGGGCCTTCCACTTGCTCCCACATTATTTCCGGACTAATGGCATCTTTATCCTCGTCAGTAATCACTGCCGTAATTGCAAGACTGTTATCCGTTTTTGAGTACGTATAATCAATAGTAATAGTTGGAGGTGTATTTATTGCAGAAACTAGAGCATTGGTGTCATTTGCAAAGCGTTGTTCATCCTCAATACCTGCTGCCCAAAGTACAATACGTTGTGCAAATACGCTATTATCGGAATGACTTAAACGGGTACCAGCCCCCGCATTCCAAAACAAATTACGATCAAAAACACCTATTACTCTACCTTTACCTATTTCTGCTATTGCTAAAGCTACATCTGTATTCTCATTAAATTCACCATCATTTGAATTTACAACTAACCTACCGCCTAATCCGCCTTCTTGCGCTTTAGCTAAAATTACTGCCGGTTTAGAAACACGAACAAAACTTACGCCTTCTCCCCTAAAAGCAACGCCTTTATGTTTATTGTTTTTATTAATAAAATGATCTTGTGTATACTCATTCACCAAATAGTTTCCAGCACCATTGTCAGTCAAAAAATACATACCGAATTGCTCCATTAAAACATTGTCAGAAATTCGCCCCACCTCATTATCCACACCTACAATGCTATACTCTCCACCAAATCCACTATCAGACCAGGTAATTACTCCGCCTCCATTTTTCACCCAACGTTTTAAGGCTTTAGCTTCTGCTTCGACAAAAACTCGCTGATTAGAGCCTAAAATTAAAACATCAATCGATTTTAAAAATTCGACATTAATTACGATTTCTTGATCGTAAACTTCGCTTACAGTACACTCAACAGCTTCCAATGCTTTTTTAAAACCGCTCATCCCTAAATCTCCTTCATCATTCAAACGCATTTGGTGAAATGGTTCTTTATTTCCGGAGGGTAACGTACCATCTGCAGCAACATCTCCATATACATAAACTATATTTTGTGCATCTACAGCAAGAGAACAAATTAAACTTATAGCTAATAAAATTATTTTTCTTTTCATATATTTATTTTTAGTGATCCATTATTAATCGTTTATTTTATTTTTTTCATTAAAAGAGAGTATTCAGATTACGCAACTCAACAACTAAAATGCGAGTAAGTACCCTTCGACTTATTCTTAAATTTTTTTCCATAATAGGGTATAGATCATAGGTTGGTAATATCTCTGATTTAAAAGCTTTCCTCGCTGTTCTTTCAATCGCCAGATTTACAGCTGATAATTTCGAAGCTGTGAGTGATAATTTGACCATAGAATATTATTACTTTTTTCATTCTATTAATTGAATGAATTTTTATTAGAATTTCATCTAAAATGATTCATTTACAGATGATTAAGCACTATTAAAATACTTAAAGCATTGTTATAGAAATATCGGACGTATAAACTTTTAATACTTTGCAAACATTCAAAGCACCAATTAGAACCTATACGTATAAATTGCTTTTACCACTCCAACTTCTTGTAAGGTTGTAAGCCTTCTAGCTAAAGTTTCACTATTTAACCAATTATGGTTGTAAACAAAAAAGATATCTGTACCAGGTGTAATAATCCATCTAAATCTCGTATTTGTTCCAAGAACCTCGCTTACATCATCAAACTGAATGTTTGAGGAAATTGAAATATCAGGTGTAAAATCAAGACCAAGATCTAACTGGAATAAATTGGTATTAAACCCACTATTCATTGCAGATACTTTGGTATGCGTATACCCACTGCTTAGATTAATACCAGGTGCTGGACGAATGGTTAAACCCAATACTAAACTGGAAATATCACCAGTCCAAAAACCCCCAGCTTCATAAGCAATTGAGCCCGATATCTTACGAAAGGATGCAGAAGATGCCTCAATTTCGTAACCCCAATTTACATATTCCCCTAAAGGCACGACAACAGAACTATCATTGAGTATGTCAAAATCTTCGTTAAGGTATTCAAAGCTCCTAGATACTTGAACACCTAATTTATCACCAGATTCAAACCGGATAGTTCCCAAATTAAACCCTAAATATTCGGTAAGAGGTTTGTTTCCCAATGAAGTCAGATATTCATATTCAATACCCCATTCTATTTCTCTAATTAATTTGCTCTTATCAAACAGCGGAGCGTATTTTATTCCTGGTTGTAACCTTTTAAAACCATTACGTTGGTTGAACCCAACGGCTGGATCATACTCATCGCCAAATTCCCTATACGAAACATTTCCAGACCACGGTTTGTTGGGAAAATTAAGACGAAACCCCCTAACTGATCTATCTGATATAGAAGTGAAATTATCTGAGGGGGAAGCGGGATTGTGGGCAACAAAAAAGGCGGAAAGTTGCAGCCTCTTATTGCCCAAGAATTCTGAAGTACTTAAGTTTAGATCAGCACCCCATGTCTTCCTATCTTGAAC
This genomic stretch from Cellulophaga algicola DSM 14237 harbors:
- a CDS encoding SMP-30/gluconolactonase/LRE family protein, producing MKESKFIKMNIKGKFFKTFSSFKNIILFIILCTSCNAQNKKSNQIIGNSAELVLISNNYEFTEGPATDKDGNVFFTDQPNDRILKWEAKTNLVSEYMKPSGRSNGLYFDNNGNLLSAADEKNELWRINPNKEVTVLVDNYDGKKLNGPNDLWVDAKGGIYFTDPYYQRSWWEHKEPQQHEKRVYYLAPNTSTPRVVSNDNYVQPNGIIGTPDGKTLYVADQAGEKTYVFTIEENGNLTNRKLFTDMGSDGMTIDNLGNVYLTGKGITVFNKKGEQIQHIAVPGDWTANVTFGGLNQTTLFITAMDSVYTLEMAVHGVR